A part of Microbacterium terregens genomic DNA contains:
- a CDS encoding ABC transporter substrate-binding protein: protein MAKFTRPLLGAIGLIAAVALTACSSAAPATTETAAADTPVEIQPLVAGVIPVTDIGPVYMAQQNGVFEENGFDLTLQPAGSSAEIIQAMQSGQVQIGYGGTTGVFQAVENGIDLVIIAAASATPDDPENGINDLLVVADSPLKSAKDLEGKKVAVNAPGGYTQLLADIAIKADGGDPSKVEYVQMGVPDQPAALESGAIDSFVAGEPFGTLGREDKGFKTLANPFVELSDHAVVAGVWYAIRAEVEKNPEYYAKVAETIDAANAYALDNDEELRENIAAFTKIDPALAARIRLGSYGKLPLTVENLQPIADWSLELGYIKKPVDFDTLIWEP, encoded by the coding sequence ATGGCAAAATTCACCCGACCCCTGCTCGGCGCAATCGGACTGATCGCGGCGGTCGCACTGACCGCGTGCAGCTCAGCGGCACCGGCAACCACTGAGACCGCGGCCGCAGACACGCCCGTCGAGATCCAGCCGCTCGTGGCCGGCGTCATCCCGGTCACCGACATAGGCCCCGTGTACATGGCGCAGCAGAACGGCGTCTTCGAGGAGAACGGCTTCGACCTGACCCTCCAGCCGGCCGGCTCGTCGGCCGAGATCATCCAGGCCATGCAGTCCGGCCAGGTGCAGATCGGCTACGGCGGCACCACCGGCGTCTTCCAGGCAGTCGAGAACGGCATCGACCTCGTGATCATCGCCGCCGCGAGCGCCACCCCCGACGATCCCGAGAACGGCATCAACGACCTTCTGGTCGTGGCCGACAGCCCGCTCAAGTCCGCCAAGGATCTCGAAGGCAAGAAGGTCGCCGTCAACGCCCCCGGCGGCTACACCCAGCTCCTCGCCGACATCGCCATCAAGGCGGACGGCGGCGACCCCAGCAAGGTCGAGTACGTGCAGATGGGTGTCCCGGACCAGCCGGCGGCGCTCGAGAGCGGCGCGATCGACTCCTTCGTCGCCGGTGAGCCGTTCGGCACGCTCGGGCGCGAAGACAAGGGCTTCAAGACCCTCGCCAACCCGTTCGTGGAGCTCTCGGACCACGCCGTCGTGGCGGGCGTCTGGTACGCCATCCGCGCCGAGGTCGAGAAGAACCCCGAGTACTACGCCAAGGTCGCCGAGACGATCGACGCTGCGAACGCGTACGCGCTGGATAACGACGAGGAGCTGCGCGAGAACATCGCCGCGTTCACGAAGATCGATCCGGCACTGGCCGCACGCATCCGGCTCGGCTCGTACGGCAAGCTCCCCCTGACCGTGGAGAACCTGCAGCCGATCGCGGACTGGTCGCTCGAACTCGGGTACATCAAGAAGCCGGTCGACTTCGACACCCTCATCTGGGAGCCGTGA